A genomic window from Ruminiclostridium cellulolyticum H10 includes:
- the noc gene encoding nucleoid occlusion protein, with protein sequence MLESKIQFTKQEKKEDQKNITYVGIDHIRPNPYQPRKQFNKMALEELCESIKQYGVLQPINVRRLSHGTYEIVAGERRLRAATMAGLMEIPAIIINVDDNDSAVMALIENLQREDLSYMEEAEGYSNLINEHGFTQEELAQKIGKSQSTVANKIRLLKLSPLVKKILSDNSLTERHARALLKLHDEQLQLKVLRLVCERGLNVKKTEELVERAIDKYSKSIKQRASEKKMTKAIKDVRIFVNTIKQAIDIMRQSGVNAKAAQIDRGEYIEFVVRVPKNNMA encoded by the coding sequence ATGTTGGAAAGTAAAATTCAGTTTACAAAGCAAGAAAAGAAAGAAGACCAGAAAAATATTACTTATGTTGGTATAGATCATATCAGGCCAAATCCATACCAACCAAGGAAACAATTTAATAAAATGGCTCTTGAAGAACTGTGTGAATCAATTAAGCAGTATGGTGTTTTACAACCCATAAATGTTAGAAGACTTTCCCATGGCACATACGAGATTGTAGCGGGCGAAAGGAGACTTAGAGCTGCTACAATGGCCGGCTTAATGGAGATTCCGGCCATAATTATAAATGTTGATGATAATGATTCTGCCGTAATGGCACTCATCGAAAACCTGCAAAGGGAAGACCTAAGTTATATGGAGGAGGCTGAAGGCTACAGCAATCTTATAAATGAGCATGGTTTTACCCAGGAAGAACTTGCTCAGAAGATAGGAAAAAGTCAATCTACAGTAGCAAACAAAATAAGATTATTAAAATTGTCACCACTGGTAAAAAAAATACTTTCTGACAACAGTCTGACAGAAAGGCATGCAAGAGCTTTGCTTAAGCTTCATGATGAACAGCTTCAGCTTAAAGTTTTACGGCTTGTCTGCGAAAGAGGGCTTAACGTAAAGAAAACAGAAGAACTTGTTGAGAGAGCAATAGATAAATACTCAAAGAGTATAAAGCAAAGGGCATCAGAAAAGAAAATGACAAAAGCTATTAAAGATGTAAGAATATTTGTCAATACTATAAAACAGGCGATAGATATAATGAGACAATCAGGTGTAAATGCAAAAGCTGCACAGATTGATAGAGGGGAATACATAGAGTTTGTGGTTAGAGTTCCTAAGAACAATATGGCTTGA
- the rsmG gene encoding 16S rRNA (guanine(527)-N(7))-methyltransferase RsmG, which produces MVLDNELKQLLIDGMTYYKKEITDIQIKQFEKYMELLKEWNKKINLTAIEDDREIVIKHFIDSISIVPYVKNENLKIIDIGTGAGFPGIPLKIVNPQNKVTLLDSLDKRVKFLNEVINGINITQISAIHGRAEDFGTNPVYREKYDIAVARAVANLPVLLEYCLPFVKINGIFIAMKGSNTEEFENCNKALDILGGKIEKIEKMELPFTNIERNVVVVRKFRQTPTKYPRKAGKPSKEPLI; this is translated from the coding sequence ATGGTACTTGATAACGAACTAAAACAGCTGCTAATCGACGGTATGACATACTATAAAAAAGAGATTACGGATATACAAATAAAGCAGTTTGAAAAATATATGGAACTTCTGAAGGAATGGAATAAAAAAATAAATTTAACTGCAATAGAGGATGACAGGGAAATAGTAATAAAACACTTTATTGACTCTATCAGTATAGTGCCTTATGTAAAGAATGAAAATTTAAAAATCATTGATATTGGCACAGGAGCAGGCTTTCCCGGAATTCCCCTTAAGATAGTTAATCCACAAAACAAAGTGACATTACTTGATTCTTTGGATAAGCGAGTAAAGTTTCTTAATGAGGTAATAAATGGCATAAATATTACCCAGATATCAGCAATTCATGGCAGAGCAGAGGACTTTGGTACCAACCCTGTATACAGAGAAAAGTATGATATTGCTGTCGCAAGAGCGGTAGCAAATCTACCTGTTTTACTCGAATATTGTCTGCCATTTGTAAAAATTAATGGGATATTTATCGCAATGAAAGGAAGTAATACTGAAGAGTTTGAAAATTGTAACAAAGCTCTCGACATTTTAGGTGGTAAAATTGAGAAAATCGAAAAAATGGAGTTACCATTCACTAATATAGAAAGAAATGTCGTCGTGGTAAGAAAGTTTAGACAGACGCCGACAAAATATCCAAGGAAAGCAGGGAAACCTTCGAAAGAGCCGTTGATATAA
- the mnmG gene encoding tRNA uridine-5-carboxymethylaminomethyl(34) synthesis enzyme MnmG codes for MDYFAGNYDIVVVGGGHAGCEAALAAARLGCSTIIFSINLDSIANMPCNPSIGGTAKGHLVREIDALGGQMGKATDKTFIQSKILNSSKGPAVYSLRAQVDRRQYQMEMKNILEKQENLDIRQSEVVEILTDENKTKVTGVKTHTGAIFHCKAVVLTTGTYLKGRIFIGDVNYSGGPDGLFPANKLSESLQNLGLNLIRFKTGTPARLNRQSLNFSKMSEQPGDDVIVPFSFETEKIDKEQVSCWLTYTNQETHEVIKRNIHKSPLYSGNITGVGPRYCPSIEDKVVRFSDKEHHQVFVEPMGLETEEMYLQGMSSSLPEDVQIEFMRTIPGLENVKVMRSAYAIEYDGIDATQLKLSLEYKDVAGLFSAGQINGSSGYEEAAAQGIVAGINAVMKIKNREPLVFDRSQAYIGVLIDDLVTKGTKEPYRMMTSRAEYRLLLRQDNADLRLTPIGREIGLISEERYKRFLEKKEMIEKEIERLKKTYLPPSEKVQSYLENRNSTAIKSGIQVTELLRRPEISYESLSEICELPDLPRAVREQVEVAVKYEGYIKRQMQQVEQYKKLEGRKLPHDIDYNEIQGLRLEARQKLSQIKPDSIGQASRITGVSPADISVLLIYLEQVKRKRD; via the coding sequence ATGGATTATTTCGCCGGAAATTATGATATAGTTGTTGTAGGTGGCGGACATGCCGGGTGTGAAGCCGCACTGGCAGCAGCAAGGCTTGGATGCAGTACGATAATATTTTCAATTAACCTTGACAGTATTGCCAATATGCCATGTAATCCAAGTATAGGTGGGACTGCCAAGGGGCATCTTGTTAGGGAAATAGATGCTTTGGGTGGACAGATGGGTAAGGCCACGGATAAAACATTTATTCAGTCCAAAATACTTAATTCCTCAAAGGGGCCTGCTGTTTATTCCCTACGTGCCCAGGTAGACAGAAGACAATATCAGATGGAAATGAAAAACATACTGGAAAAACAGGAAAACCTTGATATAAGACAGTCAGAGGTAGTTGAAATACTGACTGATGAGAATAAGACAAAGGTTACAGGTGTAAAGACTCATACTGGAGCCATATTTCATTGTAAAGCAGTTGTACTCACTACAGGGACATACCTGAAGGGAAGAATTTTTATTGGTGACGTAAACTACAGTGGAGGTCCTGATGGCCTGTTTCCTGCAAATAAATTATCAGAAAGCTTACAAAACCTTGGATTAAACTTGATTAGGTTTAAGACGGGTACTCCGGCCAGACTCAACAGGCAGAGTCTGAACTTTTCAAAGATGTCAGAACAACCAGGTGATGATGTAATTGTGCCGTTTTCCTTTGAAACAGAAAAAATAGATAAGGAACAAGTTTCATGCTGGCTGACATATACCAATCAGGAGACTCATGAGGTTATCAAAAGAAATATTCACAAATCACCTCTATACAGTGGAAATATAACAGGAGTTGGTCCAAGGTATTGTCCTTCAATAGAAGACAAGGTAGTTAGGTTTTCAGATAAGGAACATCATCAGGTTTTTGTGGAGCCTATGGGCCTAGAAACTGAAGAAATGTATCTGCAAGGAATGTCAAGCAGTCTTCCTGAAGACGTACAAATAGAATTTATGAGAACTATACCGGGCCTTGAAAATGTAAAAGTAATGAGAAGTGCTTATGCAATTGAATATGATGGGATAGATGCTACTCAACTTAAGTTATCTTTAGAATATAAAGATGTGGCCGGATTGTTTTCAGCAGGACAAATAAATGGAAGCTCAGGCTATGAGGAAGCTGCCGCACAGGGTATTGTTGCCGGAATAAATGCAGTGATGAAGATCAAGAACAGAGAGCCTTTAGTATTTGACAGGTCCCAAGCATATATAGGTGTGCTCATTGATGACCTTGTCACAAAGGGAACAAAGGAACCATACAGAATGATGACATCCAGAGCGGAATACAGGCTTCTTCTCAGGCAGGATAACGCTGACTTAAGATTGACGCCCATAGGCAGAGAAATAGGATTGATTAGTGAAGAACGCTATAAGAGATTTCTTGAGAAGAAGGAAATGATAGAGAAAGAAATAGAAAGACTTAAAAAAACTTATCTTCCGCCGAGTGAAAAGGTACAAAGCTATCTTGAAAATAGAAACAGTACGGCTATAAAAAGTGGAATTCAGGTAACAGAGCTTCTTAGGAGACCGGAAATAAGCTATGAGAGCCTTTCAGAAATATGTGAGCTTCCCGATCTACCCAGAGCTGTACGTGAGCAGGTTGAAGTTGCCGTGAAATATGAGGGTTATATTAAGAGGCAGATGCAGCAGGTAGAGCAGTATAAAAAACTTGAAGGCAGAAAATTACCGCATGATATTGATTATAATGAGATACAGGGGTTAAGGTTGGAAGCAAGACAAAAATTGTCACAAATAAAGCCTGACTCTATAGGACAAGCATCCAGAATAACTGGGGTGTCTCCTGCTGATATTTCGGTATTACTTATATATCTTGAACAGGTTAAAAGAAAAAGAGATTAA
- the mnmE gene encoding tRNA uridine-5-carboxymethylaminomethyl(34) synthesis GTPase MnmE, giving the protein MYIEDTIAALSTPYGTGGIGVIRISGGQAFDTANKIFRSSKTIEEIHSHTVTYGKIVDPKLNDVVDEVLLLKMCKPNTFTREDVIEIHCHGGIVVVNRVLELIFKNGVRPAQPGEFTKRAFLNGRIDLSQAEAIIDLINSKTVESSKAAVSHLEGRLSLRLKSIREVLVGLLAHIEVTVDYPEHDIEEITGENVLENLIKIKEELITLAGTFERGKILREGIDIVIAGKPNVGKSSLLNQLSGSTKAIVTDIPGTTRDIIEEYVNIKGIPAKIIDTAGIRSTEDVVETIGVNRAYEAIESADLIIAVLSADTGVTEEDIQILKMIKNKKSLILINKTDLVEKNSISKIKQQLSECDIVLEASVIKDVGIEELETAISGLFIKGDISSNNEVLLTNARHKYLVDRAINDIEQALNSFETGMPLDMVTIDIKSCADSIGEITGESIDEAVLHNIFSRFCIGK; this is encoded by the coding sequence ATGTACATTGAAGATACAATAGCGGCACTGTCAACACCATACGGAACAGGTGGAATTGGTGTAATACGAATTAGCGGAGGACAGGCATTTGATACAGCAAATAAAATATTTAGAAGTTCAAAAACAATAGAGGAAATTCATTCTCACACGGTAACATACGGAAAAATTGTGGATCCTAAACTTAACGATGTGGTAGACGAAGTATTATTGCTTAAAATGTGTAAGCCTAACACTTTTACTCGAGAAGATGTTATAGAAATACATTGTCATGGCGGCATTGTTGTAGTGAATCGTGTTCTTGAATTGATCTTTAAGAATGGGGTAAGACCAGCACAACCAGGTGAGTTTACAAAACGGGCATTTTTAAACGGAAGGATTGATTTATCTCAGGCAGAGGCTATAATAGACCTGATAAATTCAAAGACCGTTGAAAGCTCAAAAGCTGCCGTGAGTCATTTGGAAGGTAGGTTATCATTAAGACTAAAAAGCATACGAGAAGTTTTAGTAGGATTACTTGCCCATATAGAGGTAACTGTTGATTATCCGGAACATGATATAGAAGAGATAACAGGTGAAAATGTATTAGAGAATCTCATCAAGATAAAAGAGGAGCTTATCACGCTGGCAGGAACTTTTGAAAGAGGTAAGATATTACGGGAAGGAATAGATATAGTAATTGCCGGTAAGCCAAATGTAGGAAAATCTTCTTTACTAAATCAGTTATCCGGAAGTACCAAAGCTATCGTGACTGATATTCCGGGAACAACAAGAGATATTATTGAAGAATATGTTAATATAAAGGGAATTCCTGCAAAAATTATTGATACGGCAGGTATCAGAAGTACAGAAGATGTAGTGGAAACAATAGGTGTAAATAGGGCATATGAAGCCATTGAAAGTGCTGATTTAATAATTGCTGTTCTTTCAGCGGATACAGGGGTTACGGAAGAAGACATACAAATTTTAAAAATGATAAAAAATAAAAAAAGCTTGATTCTGATTAACAAAACTGATTTAGTAGAAAAGAACAGTATTTCCAAAATAAAACAGCAGTTATCAGAATGTGATATTGTATTGGAAGCTTCAGTTATTAAAGATGTAGGAATAGAAGAATTGGAAACAGCAATATCTGGGTTATTTATAAAAGGAGACATATCCAGTAACAACGAAGTTTTATTAACAAATGCACGCCACAAATATCTTGTGGATAGAGCTATTAATGATATTGAGCAGGCATTGAATTCATTTGAAACAGGAATGCCGCTGGATATGGTGACAATTGATATAAAAAGCTGTGCAGACAGTATAGGTGAGATTACAGGTGAATCTATTGATGAAGCTGTTTTGCATAATATATTTAGCCGTTTTTGCATAGGAAAGTAA